The window AGCGCCACCGCCGGCGTGCTGCTGCTGGGTTCCTGGCGCCGCCGGACCTGCtgaggtgctgctgctgctgccgcccaaGGCCATGTTCAGATACGACGCCTGCTGCTGGAGCTGGGCAAATGTGAGGGCGGGATTCGACGTCCAGACGGGGTCCGTGTGCCGACCAGGTGGACCGAAGTACGTCGGGGCGGCTGAGCTTGGGCCTGgcgctgacggcggcggcggcactggTTGGTGAGCCGGGCCTGCTGGAGTCATGGAGGCTAGCACGGCGCCTGGCTGCGGAAACGCCGGCCTTAGGCTGTCCGTGACAAACTGCCCGCCCGCTGGAACCCCTAGGATGGCagggagctgctgctgctgctggtggtccGTGGGGATGACATATGGCGGGCGCATCCTGAGGTGCTGCAGATGAGGAGAGGGCGCACGCAGCTGCTGCTGCTGTGCTGCTGCTCCAGCGGGCGGCCTGTAGCTGCCCTGTGGCCGAGGCGTCGGAATGCCAGGTGGCATTGTTCTGTAGAGGATGCTGGGTGGAACTGATTGTGGCTGGAGAGGGCGCAACTGTGGTCCGGCGGGTCCGTGGCTTGCATGTAGCGAAGGCGCTGGAACAAAAGGCGGTGATGTTGCTCCAGAGAGATTGCCAGGCCTCGCTGACTGTGACTGGACCGTCCGTGATGAGGATGGTAGAGCCACCGGCGGAGGGCGGACGTTGGGTCCTGCTGAACTGTGCGCTGCCGCTCCGATGGATGGCGATGGGATAACCGGCGGCGATGCTGCAATCCGAGCCGCTGATGAAGAAGACTCGGGTAGCTGATCCATTACAGGGCTCATCAATCTCCCTGCAACGCACAAGGAGAAAACTAACCATTACTCGCATGATCAAACGATTAAGGAGCGTCTCAGTAAGCAACAGATCTCAATGGATTTAAATTGTGCTTTGGCTTTTCAAGTCAATGTAGTGCAACCATCTGGCGTTGGGATTCCTTGAAAAGGAAGTGAGAAACAACAAGAAAATGACACTCCTCGCAGATCACACATGTAAGGGTTTCACCGTACAGAAACAGCCAAATATACACAAGGTGCTGGTAAATGAATCATGCAAGGACACCATGCTCCATCTTATATGTtgatcaaaagaaaaagaagcgTTTCGAAAGATGTGTATCAAACAGAAATATCACAGCGAGCAGAGCTAAATGCTGAAAGACTAGCTATGACCAGATCATTGTTTTGGAAAACAAACGAGATACTCTAGCAAACAGTTAGGTGGATACCATGAGATGCAACTGATGGCGTGAACTCGCGTTGGAAATTCTCAGCTAGTGATTTGCTCACGTAAACTTTCTGGTAGATACCATTCAACTGAGTCCGCTTCACACGATGAGCGGAATCTTCTTGTTGAAGTAACGAGTCATACTTCCTGTTTATCTTCTCTATTTCTTGGTTGCGCTCTGCCTGAAGTTGTGATCTCTGTTGACAAATAGATGTGCAGCCAAGCAAGACATGAAAAAAAACTCACGACGAGCACATGCAATTTACAGTAAAACAGATAATagacaaacaaaacaaaaaaacaaacctTATCGTCATGGCCTTTATCAAGCAAAGTGCTCCAATGAATTATTTTTTCCAACTCATTTCTCAGCGGTTCATCACTAAATGTTGGATTATTAAACACTAATGGCGTGACTGGAGGGAGTTGGGTAGGCTGCTCAGGACCGATAGGGATATGCTGAACTGTGGTTGATAATTGCCGTTCAGGCTGCAAATCCTGGGCTGCCGTACTGCCTACCATACCTGCTCCTTCTGCTCCTGCAGGTCGATCACGCATTGACGCTGATGGCTGTATTTCAGACTGCAGATCATGCTCAGGACTGGCTGCTGTGTTTGGTTCAAAACCAGCTTGTCTCCTTTCTTCAGAGCGTGTTCTTTCAAGTGGGTCATGCTGAACTGTGGTTGCTGTTTGCAGTTCAGGCTGCAACTCCTGGGCTACTGTCGTGCCTAGAACACATGCTCCTTCTGCTGCCACAGGTCGGTCCTGCATCAAGGCTGATGATTGTATTTCCGATTGCATATCAGGAGCTGCCACCACACCCAACGCATCTGTTGATTCTGCTCCGGCATGTGAATCCAATGAGGTTGATGGTTGCACCTCAGGCTGCGAACCTCGAGCAGCAGTGGCGCCCATGATACATGCTCCTTCTTCTGCAGCTTGATCCTGCATTGAGGTTGACAGTCGGGCTTCAGGCTGCAAATCACAAGCTGCCTCTGTGGCCAGAATACCTGCTGGTTCTGCTTCTGCTGGTGGATGACGCAAAGTTGCTAAGCTTTGTTGGGCAGGCAGACTCGTACTCTGTTCCACAGGCATTGAGGCTGGTGGTTGAATAGCATGAGGTGTCACCATGCCCGATAACTCTACACCTGCATGTGGATCCAATGAAGGTACTACATTTTGATGGACAGACAAACTCTGCAGACCAGACACAAAAGGAACGCCCCGCATTGAGGTTGATGATGATTGCATTTCAGGTGGCAAAACCTCAGCTGATATGGCACCCAAGGTACCTGCTTGCTCTGCCTCTGCTGGCTGATCCTGCATTGCTGCCTCGGGACCCACGATACATGCTTGTTTTTCTGCAGGTTGATCTTGCATTGAGGTTGACTGTTGCACTTCAGGCTGCAAATCGCAAGATTGGTTCAGGAGACATACTTGATAGATACTTGATTGGCAAGTTGCTAAACTTTGTTGGGCAGGTACACTTACACTTTGTTCCACATGCATACTTGATTGGCAAGTCTGAGTTTCAAATTCAGTAGACACTGGTAAGGTAGCTGGGCTAACTGGTGACTCCAAGTGGACTTGATCTGTATCAACAGTGTCATCATTGTTTGCATTAAGTCCCCTAACAAGAGAATCTGCAGGTTGATTCTGCATTGAGGTTGACAGTTGGACTTCAGGCTGCAAATCACAAGCTGCCTCTGTGGCCAGAATACCTGCTGGTTCTGTTTCTGCTGGCGGATGACGCAAAGTTGCTAAGCTTTGTTGGGCAGGCAGACTCGTACTCTGTTCCGCAGGCACTGAGGCTGGTGGTTGAATAGCATGAGGTGTCATCATGCCCGATAACTCTACACCTGCATGTGGATCCAATGAAGGTACTACACTTTGATGGACAGACGAACTCTGCAGACCAGACACAAAAGGAACGCCCCTCGTTGAGGTTGATGATGGTTGCATTTCAAGCGGCAAAACCTGAGCTGATATCGCACCCAAGGTACCTGCTCGCTCTGCCTCTGCTGGCTGATCCTGCATTGCTGCCTCGGGACCCACAATACATGCTCGTTTTTCTGCAGGTTGATCTTGCATTGAGGTTGACTTTTGCACTTCAGGCTGCAAATCGCAAGATTTGTTCATGAGACATACTTGATAGATACTTGGTTGGCAAGTTGCTAAACTTTGTTGGGCGAGTGCACTTACACTTTGTTCCACATGCATACTTGATTGGCAAGTCTGAGTTTCAAATTCAGTAGACATTGGTAAGGTAGCTGGGCTAACTGGTGACTCCAAGTGGACTTGATCTGTATCAACAGTGTCGTTGTTTGCATTAAGTCCCCTAACAAAAGAATCTGCTCCTTCCAGCAACATACTTGGATTAGCAATATTTTCTGCCTCAACATGTCCAGTATTTCTACAGTCACCAATTGAAGATTCCTGATGCAAAATTAAAGGTGTTTGTGATCAGTTGTCTGGCATCACTAGACTATACGCAATGACAATGAACACATAAATAAATCAAGTATGATGATACACGGAATCACGAAAAGCAAAGCAGGACACACTGGAATGACCACTATGTGCCAAGTTTTGGAATGTGCAAAATAAATACTATTTATGTCAAATGGCGTAACTTTGAAAGTGCTTTTCAACAAGCAAGCGACATAAATGCTCAAACTAATATAATCGACAACATATGTAACTCTCGATGCCTACGGCACAATAGGCAATCAAGGCTGGAAAAATGATGATTGACTGCATACACAATCTGGACAACCCAAATACATGGTGGTGCATATTCATTTCTTTTTGGGTCTATACATGCCATCATTCCACACACACGACACACTATCACCAAGGTGGGACTATGGCATGGTGCAAGTGGCAGAAACTTATGGTGGCGAAGCAGCATTTTGAGGTGTTGTTAACTTACCATTTAGTTTATTTTCCATATTATCTCTAGCCATGTTTGTTAGGCACACACCTGTCGTAAGAGGATGGGGAGGTTACTTTCCAATTATTCTTGCGCCCATGGTTTTCGAGTCGCGACTCGGATGAGTCGCTTTGGGCTAGCGACTCGGAAAAAGTCAAGCCTGCAATTCCGACTAGCCGTGACTCACGACTTGAGTCAACACTAAGTTGAATCGACATTTTTTTGCGACTCATCGACTAGTCGCGCGACTCGAAAACCATGCCCTAGTTTTCCTGTCTGCCACTTTGCTTTTTCAGCTGCACCTACCTATCTATCTCCACCAAGGCACCACCAGGCCATAAACCTTCAAGCATGCAGCCTCGTAGAACTACCTGTTGTGTTCCACTCACAAGGAACACAACTGCAAACTAATAGACCAACTCGTCTCACTCACAATTAGAATGGGGAACTGTAGCAAAATAGCTCAGTTTTGGTGATCtgctaatcttcatcatttaactagcTGCAAGATATAGCTCCAGGCAGTTGCAGTTCTATGTGCAACCTATGGAGAGTCAGTTGACCCCACAGGTTGTGTAATCACTCTAACTTCATTCTTGATATTGCATCAAAAAATCACAATTCAGAAAACTTATTGCTCTACCACTGCCACTGGCTTGAGGTTAACTCTTGCAAGGAGTCAGGATTAAAGCACAAGCAAGTTGTACCAGCACACAatcctcaacaacaacaacaataacaaaaacaataacaacaacaataacaacaacaaagactttagtcccaaacaagttgggctgggctagaggtgaaacccataagatctcgcaacccactcatggttctggcacatggatagcaagcttccacacacCCCTAGTTCTCTGGTGATACTCCAGTCCTTCAGAATAAATGCATTCTGGAAAGTGAAAATTATACCTGACCAACTGAATCATCATTTGCAGGAATAGTACTTGATGAACAACCAGCTCTTTGTGCACCCATGCCATCAGAACTAAGGATGGAGTTTCCTGGAAAATCAACAGCTTCTGATGCTGGTCCTTCACCTGAGTCCACAGAAGTTGCAGCTGGCTCATTTTCCATTGCCTGTGTAGATATGCCCCCTGACAGAACTTCATTTCGTACTAATGCAATTTCCATTAACAATCCATCATCTAATGACTGCTGGTTATCTGACACAGAACTTTCAACAATATGATACTCGCCACTCTGCTCCTTAAAATGGATAAATTCTTCCATAACAAAGTTCGAATCTGGTAGAGCAATATGCTGATCAAAGTCTTGATCTAATTGGCCTGATTTTGCTACCTGGTGGAGATTCTCCTTCAGATGTCGCTCTACGAGCCACCTATCAGATTGCAGTGCCTCGAGTTTGTTATGTTGGAGGCTCATGTGGTCCAAAAATGCATACATAAGCATAGTGAACCACTGAACAGTTAGCTTTATTTTGTCACTCCTGGTCACTTCATCAATGTGACTTTTACGAATATGCTCCAGAACTAAAGTGCACACTTCCTTCAGTCTGAGAACGTTGTTCTGTGTGTACGTGTCTAAACCTGAGATCTCAAGCTGTTGTTTACAAAGGATATTCTTTTCTCTCAAGGAGAAAACATTGTCAATTAACTCCATTCTTTTCTCCACGATCATGTTAGGAAGGTCATCCTTTGACAAATGACATTCTCTGTGAGTTTCTTGAACAGGCTCCTGCTCCTCTGAGATCATGTGATCAGCACCAGATGAGACCACTTGGGTGTCCTCCCATGAGATTTGGGTGTCCTCTACTGACACTGGTTGACCATTGATGCTAGTTTCAATTGAGATTTGGGTGTCCTCTACTGACACTGGTTGACCATTGATGCTAGTTTCAATTAAGATTTGGGTATCCTCTACTGACACTGGTTGACCATTGACGCTAGTTTCAATTGCTCTATCTGGATTTTTTTCCTCTGGGAACCTTAATCTTCCATAGATGAATGATGCAAGCTCTTCATTGCACTCACAGTTCAAGCTTTTTCCAGCAAGGGCAATCGACTCTCCAGAATTTATCTTATACTTAAGAACAGAAGCAGCAtgccaacactgaagaaaatgattaAAGAACGTTGGCATATTTGATAaacataaatatgaaaataaaaataCAATGACTTTGCGGGTGTCTTTCTTACCAAGGATATGATGATTGCGTGCAGTATGCTCACTGGCTCTGTAACAACTAGATGATTCTTCAAAAAATACTCAAACAACTGTTCAGCCATAGCTCTTACATCATCCTGCATTTCCAATTTACACAAGATGCTCATTAGCCAGGTAAGCATGAAGAATCAATGCAAGAGCAAAGCAAAAGAATGAACAAATGAGAAAGGCACGTAACAAAAATCAAAAGAACCATTAGCGAGAATATTTTCCATATTCCAGTACTAAATCTTTGTTTCACATGGGTGTCAACTGTCAAGAATGTATAGTCATTAGACATATCAGATTAAATTACAGGAAGTGCAACAGAGCATATCTGAACTGCAGACAGTCAAGACAAATTTAGCAGCTCTTCACTTTGGGTTACCCTAATCACAGTCCTCAAGACAGGCATATATGAAAGCTCTTGAGAATGTACAAGAATTGGTGTGTTAAACTACATAAAACTCTTCTACGGTATAACTTTTAGCTTGTCAAGGTGAGTCAGACAAGCTTTAAACATTGACTCTTGAGTTGTGACCTACATAAAACTTGAGGGTTAGTGTTGACTTATAGCCTACCTGACATATTATATCTGATTACTAGTTGCACAATTTGTCCATGAATAAAAAAATTGCCATGACAAACTAGCCAAAGACggaaaaaaatactccctccatatCACAATATAAGAAGTGTTTTGACACTACGATGGcgtcaaaacgtcttatattttgatacagagggagtagAGACCAACCATCGAAACAAGGGAGCAAGGGTTGGTCTTACTACCATTTATGTCAAACATTAAGCCCCACTAGATGTAATTGTGGGCACTCACTGGCAGTTAGTTTAGGCATTTTTTATATAAGTTCCATTCAGGTACAAATGCAAGATTAAATTTAggattttgtttgtttgtttttgcaTGCAGATAATAACGAGTTTGTACACTTTCTGTAACCTTCTGTACATTAGCAGAACATATTCTAAGCATAAGTGACTTCGATGCATCCTGCCAATAGCAGAACTAAGAAAATTCATACCGGCAATTGTAGGGCCGTAATTAGTTTTGACAGCTCTTTCTTAAGTTGGACGTGAAGATTCTTGGGTGTGCTCATCCGTTTTTCCACCCCTTCAGAACAAAATTGCATCAGAACATGTAATGAATATATGCAGCAGAATGTATTATATGATGATGAACATGATACCTAATGTTTGTTGTGTGTCATCTAGTGGTTGAAGAGCAGGACTCGATGTAGAATTTTCAGGCAACACATCATGGTGATTGTTGTCATGTGAACTTTTTGAAGATGGACCTGTGATTTCGCCAACCTTTCTACGCTTCCTTCTGGTTTCATTGGCTTCTTCTTCAGCAGGAACTTTGGCTGGTTCTTCCATGTTTTGTAAGATGTTATGGCTTGATTGTGGTGGCTCAGATATATAGCTCCAAGAGGGAGATTTTCCATCCAGT is drawn from Triticum dicoccoides isolate Atlit2015 ecotype Zavitan chromosome 6B, WEW_v2.0, whole genome shotgun sequence and contains these coding sequences:
- the LOC119322732 gene encoding uncharacterized protein LOC119322732 isoform X4, coding for MGNSRPGGAPPTSSGSVAGSNPEAVPEAPRLRPHGGPGASGPGSPGRSTPLPGGRERGSAGANVMTPSCDRQQNRAVEEAPLGGSSAVKKSSVPNSLSRGSDGSSGSRMGAEEQVMSEHASNGDAGSSSKKRRKRMDARSYIKKFKTGVRPGASVVVASPDRMGKENTSSGHVADSNTAILCEGRRLIEKSKGHSSHAACKVPKSPISGLHETSDTRVDQCSTPLSEVQPHKPTDVQNIAAESSLPAKARDPHTGPARQNIVPSLQSGPISTIHHKEVKSTLGDAEPISVQKENSAPGHLQVARSDGTDGNPNICVACGLGSPGTFRSCDGKGCKSRYHMSCLDQYLSLGNWFCTSCTKKRLQFGLHHIVDGIESVWDVKAEGMQTSKQYFVKYKNLAHVHNRWVPEGDISVMPGGPDLLSLFNKRTHTEKTIWKEWTKPHRLLRKRLLVPPRLAEDFFCSDDFFCSSGVSYCTLEWLVKWRGLGYDHATWELETLSCLRTPEADELKENYENRREAAKQSSIPQKTKVKQSSFQKLERLPDGCHPDFDNDHLYSVNHLREYWHKSCGAVLVDDKEYVIKTVLFTMSVLPDVSQPFLILTTPGSLSLWEVQFNKLAPFINVVVYDGGKDELKLIRDLEFYESGSHCMLQVLLSHPDAILEDIEPIAHIGWEAVIVDYYQKSALQYLEQLKQFPTDFRMLLVSSPIKDNLREYVKLQAFLNSGEQESCVDTAETLMMLKGNFKSHIAYERQAGSSKILEHWVPAYVSQLQLQTYCSILLSNSSVLQSQMKSDKALYDIIMSLSKCCDDPYLVDESLRPPVNNHDQTDPIVTRVQACGKLLLLQKMLEAIRNKRLRVIILFQSGVPGGSSMGDTLETVVRHKFGPESYERVGFCGSFSKKAMALNKFNDKTKGRFVFLIETNACLPSIELSSVDAIIIYNSDWNPLTDQKALQRIKIESHLSYPSIFRLYTPLTMEEKWLVLAKQGMLIDKKDITHSASHSFISWGASCLFTRLDELKHDNCASKNSERDNFMDKVVSEFLKKLATNVVGSTKLNCTCISEANMSGKFYSRNITLVGEKEEMCASDGDPSKFWLDLLDGKSPSWSYISEPPQSSHNILQNMEEPAKVPAEEEANETRRKRRKVGEITGPSSKSSHDNNHHDVLPENSTSSPALQPLDDTQQTLGVEKRMSTPKNLHVQLKKELSKLITALQLPDDVRAMAEQLFEYFLKNHLVVTEPVSILHAIIISLCWHAASVLKYKINSGESIALAGKSLNCECNEELASFIYGRLRFPEEKNPDRAIETSVNGQPVSVEDTQILIETSINGQPVSVEDTQISIETSINGQPVSVEDTQISWEDTQVVSSGADHMISEEQEPVQETHRECHLSKDDLPNMIVEKRMELIDNVFSLREKNILCKQQLEISGLDTYTQNNVLRLKEVCTLVLEHIRKSHIDEVTRSDKIKLTVQWFTMLMYAFLDHMSLQHNKLEALQSDRWLVERHLKENLHQVAKSGQLDQDFDQHIALPDSNFVMEEFIHFKEQSGEYHIVESSVSDNQQSLDDGLLMEIALVRNEVLSGGISTQAMENEPAATSVDSGEGPASEAVDFPGNSILSSDGMGAQRAGCSSSTIPANDDSVGQESSIGDCRNTGHVEAENIANPSMLLEGADSFVRGLNANNDTVDTDQVHLESPVSPATLPMSTEFETQTCQSSMHVEQSVSALAQQSLATCQPSIYQVCLMNKSCDLQPEVQKSTSMQDQPAEKRACIVGPEAAMQDQPAEAERAGTLGAISAQVLPLEMQPSSTSTRGVPFVSGLQSSSVHQSVVPSLDPHAGVELSGMMTPHAIQPPASVPAEQSTSLPAQQSLATLRHPPAETEPAGILATEAACDLQPEVQLSTSMQNQPADSLVRGLNANNDDTVDTDQVHLESPVSPATLPVSTEFETQTCQSSMHVEQSVSVPAQQSLATCQSSIYQVCLLNQSCDLQPEVQQSTSMQDQPAEKQACIVGPEAAMQDQPAEAEQAGTLGAISAEVLPPEMQSSSTSMRGVPFVSGLQSLSVHQNVVPSLDPHAGVELSGMVTPHAIQPPASMPVEQSTSLPAQQSLATLRHPPAEAEPAGILATEAACDLQPEARLSTSMQDQAAEEGACIMGATAARGSQPEVQPSTSLDSHAGAESTDALGVVAAPDMQSEIQSSALMQDRPVAAEGACVLGTTVAQELQPELQTATTVQHDPLERTRSEERRQAGFEPNTAASPEHDLQSEIQPSASMRDRPAGAEGAGMVGSTAAQDLQPERQLSTTVQHIPIGPEQPTQLPPVTPLVFNNPTFSDEPLRNELEKIIHWSTLLDKGHDDKRSQLQAERNQEIEKINRKYDSLLQQEDSAHRVKRTQLNGIYQKVYVSKSLAENFQREFTPSVASHGRLMSPVMDQLPESSSSAARIAASPPVIPSPSIGAAAHSSAGPNVRPPPVALPSSSRTVQSQSARPGNLSGATSPPFVPAPSLHASHGPAGPQLRPLQPQSVPPSILYRTMPPGIPTPRPQGSYRPPAGAAAQQQQLRAPSPHLQHLRMRPPYVIPTDHQQQQQLPAILGVPAGGQFVTDSLRPAFPQPGAVLASMTPAGPAHQPVPPPPSAPGPSSAAPTYFGPPGRHTDPVWTSNPALTFAQLQQQASYLNMALGGSSSSTSAGPAAPGTQQQHAGGGAHIPAVLNHPGLEPSPSPPPNSNPYMPARFGVEPDSSGPSNAAGPSAEVVCLSDDEA
- the LOC119322732 gene encoding uncharacterized protein LOC119322732 isoform X1, with amino-acid sequence MGNSRPGGAPPTSSGSVAGSNPEAVPEAPRLRPHGGPGASGPGSPGRSTPLPGGRERGSAGANVMTPSCDRQQNRAVEEAPLGGSSAVKKSSVPNSLSRGSDGSSGSRMGAEEQVMSEHASNGDAGSSSKKRRKRMDARSYIKKFKTGVRPGASVVVASPDRMGKENTSSGHVADSNTAILCEGRRLIEKSKGHSSHAACKVPKSPISGLHETSDTRVDQCSTPLSEVQPHKPTDVQNIAAESSLPAKARDPHTGPARQNILSSLQTVPISTIHQEEVLPHKRTDVQDIAAESSLPAKDRDRHTGPARQNIVPSLQSGPISTIHHKEVKSTLGDAEPISVQKENSAPGHLQVARSDGTDGNPNICVACGLGSPGTFRSCDGKGCKSRYHMSCLDQYLSLGNWFCTSCTKKRLQFGLHHIVDGIESVWDVKAEGMQTSKQYFVKYKNLAHVHNRWVPEGDISVMPGGPDLLSLFNKRTHTEKTIWKEWTKPHRLLRKRLLVPPRLAEDFFCSDDFFCSSGVSYCTLEWLVKWRGLGYDHATWELETLSCLRTPEADELKENYENRREAAKQSSIPQKTKVKQSSFQKLERLPDGCHPDFDNDHLYSVNHLREYWHKSCGAVLVDDKEYVIKTVLFTMSVLPDVSQPFLILTTPGSLSLWEVQFNKLAPFINVVVYDGGKDELKLIRDLEFYESGSHCMLQVLLSHPDAILEDIEPIAHIGWEAVIVDYYQKSALQYLEQLKQFPTDFRMLLVSSPIKDNLREYVKLQAFLNSGEQESCVDTAETLMMLKGNFKSHIAYERQAGSSKILEHWVPAYVSQLQLQTYCSILLSNSSVLQSQMKSDKALYDIIMSLSKCCDDPYLVDESLRPPVNNHDQTDPIVTRVQACGKLLLLQKMLEAIRNKRLRVIILFQSGVPGGSSMGDTLETVVRHKFGPESYERVGFCGSFSKKAMALNKFNDKTKGRFVFLIETNACLPSIELSSVDAIIIYNSDWNPLTDQKALQRIKIESHLSYPSIFRLYTPLTMEEKWLVLAKQGMLIDKKDITHSASHSFISWGASCLFTRLDELKHDNCASKNSERDNFMDKVVSEFLKKLATNVVGSTKLNCTCISEANMSGKFYSRNITLVGEKEEMCASDGDPSKFWLDLLDGKSPSWSYISEPPQSSHNILQNMEEPAKVPAEEEANETRRKRRKVGEITGPSSKSSHDNNHHDVLPENSTSSPALQPLDDTQQTLGVEKRMSTPKNLHVQLKKELSKLITALQLPDDVRAMAEQLFEYFLKNHLVVTEPVSILHAIIISLCWHAASVLKYKINSGESIALAGKSLNCECNEELASFIYGRLRFPEEKNPDRAIETSVNGQPVSVEDTQILIETSINGQPVSVEDTQISIETSINGQPVSVEDTQISWEDTQVVSSGADHMISEEQEPVQETHRECHLSKDDLPNMIVEKRMELIDNVFSLREKNILCKQQLEISGLDTYTQNNVLRLKEVCTLVLEHIRKSHIDEVTRSDKIKLTVQWFTMLMYAFLDHMSLQHNKLEALQSDRWLVERHLKENLHQVAKSGQLDQDFDQHIALPDSNFVMEEFIHFKEQSGEYHIVESSVSDNQQSLDDGLLMEIALVRNEVLSGGISTQAMENEPAATSVDSGEGPASEAVDFPGNSILSSDGMGAQRAGCSSSTIPANDDSVGQESSIGDCRNTGHVEAENIANPSMLLEGADSFVRGLNANNDTVDTDQVHLESPVSPATLPMSTEFETQTCQSSMHVEQSVSALAQQSLATCQPSIYQVCLMNKSCDLQPEVQKSTSMQDQPAEKRACIVGPEAAMQDQPAEAERAGTLGAISAQVLPLEMQPSSTSTRGVPFVSGLQSSSVHQSVVPSLDPHAGVELSGMMTPHAIQPPASVPAEQSTSLPAQQSLATLRHPPAETEPAGILATEAACDLQPEVQLSTSMQNQPADSLVRGLNANNDDTVDTDQVHLESPVSPATLPVSTEFETQTCQSSMHVEQSVSVPAQQSLATCQSSIYQVCLLNQSCDLQPEVQQSTSMQDQPAEKQACIVGPEAAMQDQPAEAEQAGTLGAISAEVLPPEMQSSSTSMRGVPFVSGLQSLSVHQNVVPSLDPHAGVELSGMVTPHAIQPPASMPVEQSTSLPAQQSLATLRHPPAEAEPAGILATEAACDLQPEARLSTSMQDQAAEEGACIMGATAARGSQPEVQPSTSLDSHAGAESTDALGVVAAPDMQSEIQSSALMQDRPVAAEGACVLGTTVAQELQPELQTATTVQHDPLERTRSEERRQAGFEPNTAASPEHDLQSEIQPSASMRDRPAGAEGAGMVGSTAAQDLQPERQLSTTVQHIPIGPEQPTQLPPVTPLVFNNPTFSDEPLRNELEKIIHWSTLLDKGHDDKRSQLQAERNQEIEKINRKYDSLLQQEDSAHRVKRTQLNGIYQKVYVSKSLAENFQREFTPSVASHGRLMSPVMDQLPESSSSAARIAASPPVIPSPSIGAAAHSSAGPNVRPPPVALPSSSRTVQSQSARPGNLSGATSPPFVPAPSLHASHGPAGPQLRPLQPQSVPPSILYRTMPPGIPTPRPQGSYRPPAGAAAQQQQLRAPSPHLQHLRMRPPYVIPTDHQQQQQLPAILGVPAGGQFVTDSLRPAFPQPGAVLASMTPAGPAHQPVPPPPSAPGPSSAAPTYFGPPGRHTDPVWTSNPALTFAQLQQQASYLNMALGGSSSSTSAGPAAPGTQQQHAGGGAHIPAVLNHPGLEPSPSPPPNSNPYMPARFGVEPDSSGPSNAAGPSAEVVCLSDDEA